One Halostagnicola kamekurae DNA segment encodes these proteins:
- a CDS encoding DUF389 domain-containing protein: protein MRSIELLVPEGKRERTLTFLEDEDIDYVRIDERGSAGELVEFPVPTEAVDRLLEHLREDIGIDEEYIVISSIETARTPRIDDLEDRFVNGEEADDSISRDEIRTRALNLTPSRVTYYTMTILSAIVATAGLLLDSPAIVVGSMVIAPQVSAALTGTVGLVINDRDMIVSGIRSLLLGLGVAVVGSFVVAWVIRVTGVVPSIVDIGAITQIQQRASPGVLGLVVGAAAGAAGAFGLATAIPVSLVGVMIAVALIPAAATVGVGLAWGAASIALGAAVLVVVNAMSILLSGLVVFWYLGYRPRDWTPGAVRSNLTFQRVGTVAIVVFVLAAVLAAGGFALTQHLTFQDAVSEEVQTVLEEDDDLADLELVSIGTEFDDHGIVSERTEVTIEIQRSAGREYPGLAETFAARISERTDRDVSVTVEFVDRRSSDTS, encoded by the coding sequence ATGCGCTCGATCGAACTGCTCGTTCCCGAGGGGAAACGAGAGCGGACGCTCACCTTCCTCGAGGACGAGGACATCGACTACGTTCGGATCGACGAACGGGGTTCAGCGGGGGAACTCGTCGAGTTTCCGGTCCCGACGGAGGCGGTCGACCGGCTCTTAGAGCACCTGCGCGAGGATATCGGCATCGACGAGGAGTACATCGTCATCTCGTCGATCGAAACCGCCCGGACGCCGCGGATCGACGACCTCGAGGATCGGTTCGTCAACGGCGAAGAAGCCGACGACAGCATCTCTCGAGACGAGATCAGAACGCGCGCGCTCAATCTCACCCCGAGCCGGGTCACTTACTACACGATGACGATCCTGAGCGCGATCGTCGCGACGGCCGGACTCCTGCTCGACTCGCCGGCGATCGTCGTCGGTTCGATGGTGATCGCCCCGCAGGTGAGCGCCGCGCTCACCGGCACAGTGGGGCTCGTGATCAACGACCGGGACATGATCGTCAGCGGAATTCGCTCGCTGCTACTGGGGTTAGGCGTCGCGGTCGTCGGTTCGTTCGTCGTCGCCTGGGTCATCAGAGTGACCGGAGTCGTCCCATCGATCGTCGACATCGGGGCGATCACGCAGATACAACAGCGCGCCTCGCCCGGCGTGCTCGGGCTGGTCGTCGGAGCCGCCGCGGGCGCTGCGGGGGCGTTCGGCCTCGCGACGGCCATCCCCGTCTCGCTCGTGGGCGTGATGATCGCCGTGGCGCTCATCCCGGCGGCCGCGACGGTCGGCGTCGGCCTCGCCTGGGGCGCTGCGAGCATCGCTCTGGGGGCCGCCGTGCTCGTCGTCGTCAACGCGATGTCGATCCTGCTCTCCGGGCTCGTCGTCTTCTGGTATCTCGGATACCGACCGCGCGACTGGACGCCCGGGGCCGTCCGGTCGAACCTCACGTTCCAGCGGGTCGGCACGGTCGCCATCGTCGTGTTCGTGCTCGCGGCCGTTCTCGCCGCCGGCGGGTTCGCGCTCACCCAGCACCTGACCTTTCAGGACGCCGTCAGCGAGGAGGTACAGACCGTCCTCGAGGAGGACGACGATCTCGCGGATCTCGAACTCGTTTCGATCGGGACCGAGTTCGACGACCACGGGATCGTCAGCGAGCGAACCGAAGTCACGATCGAGATCCAACGCAGCGCCGGGCGGGAATATCCGGGACTCGCCGAGACGTTCGCGGCCCGGATTTCGGAGCGAACCGACAGGGACGTCTCCGTGACGGTCGAGTTCGTCGACCGCCGGAGCAGCGACACGTCCTGA
- the grxC gene encoding glutaredoxin 3, which translates to MSDQPRVEVYTKENCPYCEKAKDLLDAKGVEYETYNVTGDEELFEEMVERADGRKTAPEVFIDDELIGGWDETSALDETGELDEKLGIETDSAVEHRPLIIAGTGIAGLTAAIYAGRGDNDPLVIEGDEPGGQLTLTTDVANYPGFPEGIGGPELVNNMKEQAKQFGAELKNGIIADVDASSRPFRVELTNGDVYTADAVIAASGASARTLGIPGEEELMGYGLSTCATCDGAFFRGEDMLVVGGGDAAMEEASFLTKFADTVYIAHRREEFRAEQYWVDRVHEQVEAGDIEIMKNTELLEIHGSQEEGVDHVTLAQNEEGYPSENLADPDTEQFEFDVGAVFFAIGHTPNTDYLEGTGVELDADGYLKTQGGDGAGQTETAVPGIFGAGDVVDYHYQQAVTAAGMGSKAALDVDEYLENLEQTAATADVEAAAADD; encoded by the coding sequence ATGAGCGACCAGCCTCGAGTCGAAGTCTACACCAAGGAGAACTGCCCCTATTGCGAGAAGGCAAAGGACCTCCTCGACGCGAAAGGCGTCGAGTACGAGACCTACAACGTCACTGGCGACGAGGAACTCTTCGAGGAGATGGTCGAACGCGCGGACGGTCGCAAGACGGCCCCCGAAGTGTTCATCGACGACGAACTCATCGGCGGCTGGGACGAGACCAGCGCGCTCGACGAGACCGGCGAACTCGACGAAAAGCTGGGGATCGAAACCGACAGCGCGGTCGAACACCGGCCGCTGATCATCGCGGGGACGGGCATCGCCGGCCTGACCGCCGCGATCTACGCCGGACGTGGCGACAACGATCCGCTGGTCATCGAGGGCGACGAGCCCGGCGGTCAGCTCACGCTGACGACCGACGTCGCGAACTATCCGGGCTTCCCCGAGGGCATCGGCGGTCCCGAGCTGGTCAACAACATGAAAGAACAGGCCAAACAGTTCGGTGCCGAGCTCAAAAACGGGATCATCGCCGACGTCGACGCCTCGAGCCGGCCGTTCCGGGTGGAGTTGACCAATGGCGACGTCTACACCGCAGACGCCGTGATCGCCGCCTCGGGCGCGAGCGCACGCACCCTGGGAATCCCCGGCGAGGAGGAACTGATGGGATACGGCCTCTCGACGTGTGCGACCTGTGACGGCGCGTTCTTCCGCGGCGAGGACATGCTCGTCGTCGGCGGGGGCGACGCCGCCATGGAAGAAGCCTCCTTCCTCACGAAATTCGCCGACACCGTCTACATCGCCCACCGGCGCGAGGAGTTCCGCGCCGAGCAGTACTGGGTCGACCGCGTCCACGAGCAGGTCGAGGCCGGCGATATCGAGATCATGAAAAACACCGAACTCCTCGAGATCCACGGCTCCCAGGAAGAGGGCGTCGACCACGTCACCCTCGCCCAGAACGAGGAGGGATACCCGAGCGAGAACCTCGCAGACCCCGACACCGAGCAGTTCGAGTTCGACGTCGGGGCGGTCTTCTTCGCCATCGGCCACACCCCCAACACTGACTACCTCGAGGGGACCGGCGTCGAACTGGACGCCGACGGCTACCTCAAAACCCAGGGCGGCGACGGCGCCGGCCAGACCGAAACCGCCGTCCCCGGCATCTTCGGCGCGGGCGACGTCGTCGACTACCACTACCAGCAGGCCGTCACCGCCGCCGGCATGGGCTCGAAAGCCGCCCTCGACGTCGACGAGTACTTAGAAAACCTCGAGCAAACCGCCGCGACCGCTGACGTCGAGGCGGCCGCCGCCGACGACTGA